A single region of the Halopiger xanaduensis SH-6 genome encodes:
- the thsB gene encoding thermosome subunit beta — MTRSPPNRPTRGPDADHFPTDATSDLEREAFRERIESETDPASVRRSNIAAATAVAETLRTTLGPNGRHKMLVGRQGRVVVTNDGANVLKNLEIADPVARAVVEVAEAQEAVVGDGTTTAVLLTGALLDAAASLLEDGLHPTTVVSGYGTAVRFARDRLDEYETGVDRGDDETLRAVARTAVTNDWDDASIDRFAYLAVSAARAVDFETASIARKSYAGAPLEASELIDGLVVDLDASSTTIERDRDGRTRAADRSATDARIALVDHEIGVQEADAVTTPTVTDPDELERLRESEREERSRVVDRCRDRGVDVLVCQQSVDERIRETLEREGLVVAERTRRDEFDALAAATGAQATYSIADLDESTIGRAGTVERRTIGASPVLVVANCPSDAHASLLLRGGTPQVADETRRIVDDCLAVTASVARDGGGAVVPGGGATPMALAQDLSRYASRFDKREQLAVDAFATALESIPRTLATNAGRDPIDVVAELRAEHDAGRSAAGVDANGGIADTADIGVLEPRAVLDRTLAAAFEATAAILRIDGVLAESARSATGQGPSEDGHDRGHEHANSGARASIDGYPWAIGH; from the coding sequence ATGACGCGATCACCACCGAACCGGCCGACTCGAGGCCCGGACGCGGATCACTTTCCGACCGACGCGACCAGCGACCTCGAGCGCGAGGCCTTCCGCGAGCGAATCGAGTCGGAAACCGACCCCGCGAGCGTCCGGCGATCGAACATCGCCGCGGCGACGGCCGTCGCCGAGACGCTGCGGACGACGCTGGGACCGAACGGGCGACACAAGATGCTCGTCGGGCGACAGGGACGGGTCGTCGTCACGAACGACGGCGCGAACGTCCTGAAGAATCTGGAGATCGCCGACCCCGTCGCTCGAGCGGTCGTCGAGGTCGCCGAGGCGCAGGAGGCGGTCGTCGGCGACGGCACGACGACGGCCGTGCTGCTGACCGGCGCGTTGCTCGATGCGGCCGCCTCGCTGCTCGAGGACGGGCTCCATCCGACGACGGTCGTCTCCGGCTACGGAACGGCGGTCCGGTTCGCACGGGATCGGCTCGACGAGTACGAAACCGGCGTCGACCGCGGCGACGACGAAACCCTGCGCGCCGTCGCGCGCACCGCCGTCACGAACGACTGGGACGACGCGTCGATCGACCGGTTCGCCTACCTCGCCGTCTCGGCGGCGCGGGCGGTCGATTTCGAGACGGCATCGATCGCGCGAAAGTCCTACGCCGGCGCGCCGCTCGAGGCGTCGGAACTCATCGACGGTCTAGTTGTCGATCTGGACGCGTCGTCGACGACGATCGAACGCGACCGGGACGGGCGGACCCGCGCCGCCGATCGTTCGGCGACGGACGCCCGAATCGCGCTCGTCGATCACGAAATCGGCGTTCAGGAGGCCGACGCGGTGACGACGCCGACGGTCACCGATCCCGACGAACTCGAGCGGCTCCGCGAGTCGGAACGCGAGGAGCGCTCGCGCGTCGTCGACCGCTGCCGCGACCGCGGCGTCGACGTCCTCGTCTGTCAGCAGTCTGTCGACGAGCGGATCCGCGAGACCCTCGAGCGCGAGGGGCTCGTCGTCGCGGAGCGGACGCGGCGGGACGAGTTCGACGCCCTCGCGGCGGCGACGGGAGCACAAGCGACGTATTCGATTGCGGACCTGGACGAATCGACGATCGGCCGCGCCGGAACAGTTGAGCGGCGGACGATTGGCGCGAGTCCGGTGCTCGTCGTCGCGAATTGTCCGAGTGACGCGCATGCGTCCCTGCTGCTCCGGGGCGGCACGCCGCAGGTCGCCGACGAGACCCGACGCATCGTCGACGACTGCCTCGCCGTCACCGCGTCGGTCGCTCGAGACGGGGGCGGCGCCGTCGTTCCCGGCGGCGGGGCGACTCCGATGGCGCTGGCACAGGATCTGTCGCGGTACGCGAGCCGGTTCGACAAACGGGAGCAACTCGCCGTCGACGCGTTCGCGACGGCGCTCGAGTCGATTCCGCGGACGCTGGCGACGAACGCGGGCCGCGACCCGATCGACGTCGTGGCCGAACTCCGGGCCGAGCACGATGCGGGCCGGTCTGCGGCCGGGGTGGACGCGAACGGCGGGATCGCGGATACGGCCGATATCGGCGTCCTCGAGCCGCGGGCAGTGCTGGATCGGACGCTCGCGGCGGCGTTCGAGGCGACGGCTGCGATACTCCGGATCGACGGCGTCCTTGCGGAGTCGGCTCGGTCGGCAACGGGCCAGGGACCGTCGGAAGACGGACACGACCGAGGTCACGAGCACGCGAATTCAGGTGCACGGGCGAGCATCGACGGCTACCCCTGGGCGATCGGTCACTGA
- the fmdA gene encoding formamidase → MPEVAFEVDVDAPPDDQPGANPFNRWHPDIPAVVEADPGDTMRLEALDWTGGQIRDNDDANEVRDVDLSQVHYLAGPVEVNGAEPGDLLKVEFLDMGPLNDRAEFGFTGTFSQQNGGGFLTDHFPNAAKSIWDLDGYTVSSRHVPDVRYEGKIHPGLAGCAPSQELLEEWNERERELMERHAEDPDSIQNHPTGEAEPPVANPPTTEGALMGEMDPDEAEEAAEEAARTVPPREHGGNHDIKDLSIGSTVYFPVYVDGAKFALGDFHASQGDGEITFCGAIEMAAYVDVKFDLVEDGMEKLGVDHPIFEPGHRGPTFEDYVTFCGYSVTEDGEQRYLDSHTAYRRASLQAIDYLKQFGYTGQQALHILGTVPVEGRQSGVVDVPNACSTLALPKGAFEFDVSPETLGSDKDRGDVVVTDDPLG, encoded by the coding sequence ATGCCAGAAGTAGCATTCGAGGTCGACGTCGACGCACCGCCAGACGACCAACCCGGCGCGAACCCGTTCAACCGGTGGCATCCGGATATTCCCGCCGTCGTCGAGGCCGATCCCGGCGACACGATGCGACTCGAGGCCTTGGACTGGACGGGCGGGCAGATTCGAGATAACGACGACGCGAACGAGGTCCGGGACGTCGATCTGTCGCAGGTCCACTACCTCGCCGGCCCGGTCGAGGTCAACGGCGCCGAGCCCGGCGACCTGCTGAAAGTCGAGTTCCTCGACATGGGCCCGCTCAACGACCGCGCGGAGTTCGGCTTCACCGGCACGTTCTCCCAGCAGAACGGCGGCGGCTTCCTGACGGATCACTTCCCGAACGCCGCCAAGTCGATCTGGGATCTCGACGGCTACACCGTCTCCTCGCGACACGTCCCCGACGTCCGCTACGAAGGCAAGATCCACCCGGGACTGGCCGGCTGCGCCCCGAGTCAGGAACTGCTCGAGGAGTGGAACGAGCGCGAGCGGGAGTTGATGGAGCGCCACGCGGAGGATCCCGACTCGATCCAAAACCACCCGACCGGCGAGGCGGAGCCGCCCGTGGCGAACCCGCCGACGACGGAGGGCGCGCTGATGGGGGAGATGGACCCCGACGAAGCCGAGGAGGCGGCCGAGGAGGCCGCCCGAACCGTCCCGCCGCGCGAGCACGGCGGCAACCACGACATCAAGGACCTCTCGATCGGCTCGACGGTGTACTTCCCCGTCTACGTCGACGGCGCCAAGTTCGCTCTCGGCGACTTCCACGCCTCGCAGGGCGACGGCGAGATCACCTTCTGCGGGGCGATCGAGATGGCCGCCTACGTCGACGTGAAGTTCGACCTCGTCGAGGACGGAATGGAGAAACTCGGCGTCGATCACCCGATCTTCGAGCCGGGCCACCGCGGCCCGACCTTCGAGGATTACGTCACCTTCTGCGGCTACTCGGTGACCGAGGACGGCGAGCAGCGGTACCTCGACTCCCACACGGCCTACCGGCGCGCCTCGCTGCAGGCGATCGACTACCTGAAGCAGTTCGGCTACACCGGCCAGCAGGCGCTGCACATCCTCGGGACGGTCCCGGTCGAGGGGCGCCAGAGCGGCGTCGTCGACGTGCCGAACGCGTGTTCGACGCTCGCGCTCCCGAAGGGGGCCTTCGAGTTCGACGTTTCCCCGGAGACGCTCGGCAGCGACAAGGATCGCGGCGACGTCGTCGTCACGGACGATCCGCTCGGATGA
- a CDS encoding ORC1-type DNA replication protein — MADDPEEGMLSWDESVFRDEHVFEIDYVPETFKHREAQTESLTYALRPAVRGSRPLNVMVRGPPGTGKTTAIQKLFDEVGAQTSDVRTIRVNCQVNATRYSVFSRLFEGTFDYEPPSSGISFKKLFGQIAEKLVEEDKVLVVALDDVNYLFYENEASDTLYSLLRAHEEYPGAKIGVVVVSSDPALDVIDELDSRVQSVFRPEDVYFPVYDQPEIVDILEERVKRGFHDGVIGRDTLEYVAELTADSGDLRVGIDLLRRAGLNAEMRASRTVERQDVEEAYEKSKYINLARSLSGLTDTERALLEVIAHRDGEQAGDIYEAFHERTDLGYTRYSEIVNKLDQLGLIDAEYTDVDGRGRSRSLSLSYEKEAVLNRLE, encoded by the coding sequence ATGGCAGACGACCCCGAGGAGGGGATGTTGTCGTGGGACGAATCCGTGTTCAGGGACGAGCACGTCTTCGAAATCGACTACGTCCCCGAGACGTTCAAGCACCGCGAGGCCCAGACCGAGAGCCTGACGTACGCGCTCCGGCCGGCGGTGCGCGGGTCGCGACCGCTGAACGTGATGGTCCGCGGACCGCCCGGCACCGGCAAGACCACGGCCATCCAGAAGCTGTTCGACGAGGTCGGCGCCCAGACCAGCGACGTCCGCACCATCCGCGTCAACTGTCAGGTCAACGCGACCCGCTACTCGGTGTTCTCGCGGCTCTTCGAGGGCACCTTCGACTACGAGCCGCCCTCTTCGGGGATCTCTTTCAAGAAGCTGTTCGGTCAGATCGCCGAGAAGCTCGTCGAGGAGGACAAGGTGCTGGTCGTCGCCCTGGACGACGTCAACTACCTCTTCTACGAGAACGAGGCCTCCGACACGCTGTACTCGCTGCTGCGGGCCCACGAGGAGTACCCCGGCGCGAAGATCGGCGTCGTCGTCGTCTCCTCCGACCCCGCCCTGGACGTCATCGACGAACTCGATTCGCGCGTCCAGAGCGTCTTCCGCCCCGAGGACGTCTACTTCCCGGTCTACGACCAGCCCGAGATCGTCGACATCCTCGAGGAGCGCGTGAAACGCGGCTTCCACGACGGCGTCATCGGTCGCGACACCCTCGAGTACGTCGCCGAACTCACCGCCGACAGCGGCGACCTGCGCGTCGGAATCGACCTCCTGCGCCGTGCCGGACTGAACGCCGAGATGCGCGCGAGTCGCACCGTCGAGCGCCAGGACGTCGAGGAGGCCTACGAGAAGTCCAAATACATCAACCTCGCGCGCAGCCTCTCGGGGCTGACCGACACCGAGCGGGCGCTGCTCGAGGTGATCGCCCACCGCGACGGCGAACAGGCCGGCGACATCTACGAGGCCTTCCACGAGCGGACCGACCTCGGCTACACGCGGTACTCGGAGATCGTCAACAAACTCGACCAACTGGGGCTGATCGACGCCGAGTACACGGACGTTGACGGCCGCGGGCGCTCGCGGTCGCTGTCGCTGTCCTACGAGAAAGAGGCGGTGTTGAACCGGCTCGAGTGA